The following are encoded in a window of Esox lucius isolate fEsoLuc1 chromosome 14, fEsoLuc1.pri, whole genome shotgun sequence genomic DNA:
- the gnaz gene encoding guanine nucleotide-binding protein G(z) subunit alpha, whose product MGCRQSSEEKEAARRSRRIDRHLRSESQRQRREIKLLLLGTSNSGKSTIVKQMKIIHSGGFNLDACKEYKPLILYNAIDSLTRIIRALAALKIDFHNPDRAYDAVQLFALTGPAESKGEITAELQGVMKRLWADSGVQECFCRSNEYHLEDNTAYYLNDLDRISSADYIPTVEDILRSRDMTTGIVENKFTFKELTFKMVDVGGQRSERKKWIHCFEGVTAIIFCVELSGYDLKLYEDNQTSRMAESLRLFDSICNNNWFTNTSLILFLNKKDLLAEKIKRIPLTVCFADYRGQNTYEEAAVYVQRQFEDLNRNKETKEIYSHFTCATDTSNIQFVFDAVTDVIIQNNLKYIGLC is encoded by the exons ATGGGTTGCCGGCAGAGTTCGGAGGAGAAGGAGGCAGCTCGGCGCTCCCGGCGTATCGACCGCCACTTGCGCTCCGAAAGCCAGCGGCAGCGCCGTGAGATCAAGCTGCTCCTGCTGGGTACCAGCAACTCTGGCAAGAGCACCATTGTCAAGCAGATGAAGATCATCCACAGCGGAGGCTTCAATCTGGACGCCTGCAAGGAATACAAGCCCCTCATCCTTTACAATGCCATCGACTCACTCACGCGCATCATCAGAGCCCTTGCCGCGCTCAAGATCGATTTCCACAACCCGGACCGGGCCTATGACGCCGTGCAGCTCTTCGCCCTGACCGGGCCGGCCGAGAGCAAAGGGGAGATCACGGCAGAACTGCAGGGGGTCATGAAGCGCCTATGGGCCGACTCTGGGGTGCAGGAGTGCTTCTGCCGCTCCAACGAGTACCACCTGGAGGACAACACGGCCTACTACCTGAACGACCTGGACCGCATCTCCTCCGCTGACTACATCCCCACCGTGGAGGACATCCTCCGCTCCCGCGACATGACCACGGGCATCGTGGAGAACAAGTTCACCTTCAAGGAGCTCACCTTCAAGATGGTGGACGTGGGGGGGCAGCGCTCGGAGAGGAAGAAGTGGATCCACTGCTTCGAGGGCGTGACCGCCATCATTTTCTGCGTGGAGCTAAGTGGCTATGACCTCAAGCTCTACGAGGACAATCAGACG AGTCGTATGGCGGAGAGCCTGCGTCTTTTTGACTCCATCTGCAACAACAACTGGTTCACCAACACCTCCCTCATCCTCTTTCTCAATAAGAAGGACCTGTTGGCTGAGAAGATCAAGCGCATTCCGCTGACCGTGTGCTTCGCCGACTACAGAGGTCAGAACACCTATGAGGAGGCGGCAGTCTATGTGCAGCGGCAGTTCGAGGACCTGAACCGCAACAAGGAGACCAAGGAGATCTACTCACACTTCACCTGCGCCACAGACACCAGCAACATCCAGTTTGTGTTTGACGCCGTCACGGACGTGATCATCCAGAACAATCTCAAGTACATCGGGCTGTGCTAG